AGCCCTCCTGCACAACCCGCAAACCCATTTTCCCCTTCAACCAAAATAAACGACCTGATTCAGACAACCCAATCGCGGAATCGAACACCAATGCAGCGATGTGCACACAAATCCCATTTTAATGGCTTATTTTTGCGCACTATTTTGAGGAAAATCAGACTTTGCCACTAAATTTCATTTGCTCTCATGAAGAAATTACTCGCCTTGTCACTGATAATCGCTGGCTTCACGGCTTCTGTGCAAGCCCAAGCAATCGAGCCAAAGTGCAAGAACGGATATAACCCCATCACTGGCGAACGCTGCGCCAATGCCGTCACCTCCGCCGTGCCTTTTTTGCGCATCGTGCCCGACGCTCGCGGCGGCGCTATGGGCGATGTGGGCATCGCCACTTCCGCTGACCCCAACGCCATGCACTACAACGCCTCCAAACTGGCCTTTGCCGACAAAAAGGTGGCGATTGCCGCTTCCTACACACCGTGGATGCGCAACCTAGGTCTGCAAGATGTGTATCTGGCCTACCTGTCGGGCTATGTGAAACTCGACCAACTGCAATCCCTCGGCTTTGGCTTGCGCTATTTTTCGCTGGGCGACATTGAGTTCACCGACGAAAACGGCATCTCGCTCGGTCAGGGCCGACCCAATGAATTCGACCTCACCGCTGGCTATGCTCGCAAACTCTCCGACCGCTTTTCGGGCGCCATCGCTGCCAAGTTCATCTACTCCAACCTCGCCACCGGCCAGCGCGTGGAGGGGGTGGAAATCAGACCCGGCATCTCCGGCGCAGCCGACCTCTCCTTGACCTACAAGCAGCCCATCAAACTCGCCAAAAACGACAGTGAACTCACCCTCGGCTTGGCCGTCAGCAACTTGGGCGCTAAAATCACCTACACGAACTCCATCAACCGCGACTATATCCCGACCAACATGGGGCTTGGCGCGGCGTGGAAATTCAACCTCGACGCCTACAACACCCTCACGTTCACGACCGATTTCAACAAACTGCTCGTGCCGACCCCACGCCCCGAAATTGATGACGACGGCGACGGACGTCCCGACTACAAACAGTACTCCGCCGTGCGCGGCGTGTTCAAGTCGTTCGGCGACGCACCGGGTGGTTTTAGCGAGGAGTTGAAGGAAATCAATATCGGCACTGGCATAGAATACTGGTACGACAACCAGTTTGCCGTGCGCATGGGCTATTTCTACGAGCATTATTCCAAAGGCAACCGCAAGTATTTCAGCGTGGGCCTCGGCGTGAAATACAACATCTTCGGCCTCGATTTTTCTTATCTCGTGCCGACCACCAACCAACGCAACCCCTTGGATAACACCCTGCGTTTCTCGCTCTTGTTCGACTTTGAGGCATTCGAGTCCGACAAGTAAGCCAATCCCCTCCCTTTCAACGGCGGGACTGACAGCACCCCGGCAGCCTTTTGTGGCCGCCGGGGTGTTTTTTTGTTGGCTCGCCCACCGCGCCTTTTAGGAGCGACGCGAGCCGCTTTTGTTTTTCCGATGCCCGGTTTCAAAAAATTTTTTCTCGAAAAAACATGCCGCGCCGTGTATCTGAAAACTTTTGTCGTTTTTTGCCCAAATAAAACAACAATGCGAATCACTAACAACCAGCCTCTCACTTATGGATAGACCTGTCACACTCCTCTGTGTTTCCAGTTATTTTAAGGGCAACGACTTCCTGCGCGGCGCGAAAGAAGCGGGTGCAAAAGTGTATTTCCTCACCTCCAAAAAACTCGAAGACAAGCCCTGGGCACGCGAAGCCATTGACGAGATTTTCTACATCCAGCAAGGTCCCGAAAACCAGTGGCACATCCCCGACGTGATAGAAGGCCTGGCATGGCTCATGCGCTCGCACAAGATAGACCGCATCGTGGCGCTCGACGACTTCGACGTGGAGAAGGGCGCCGAGTTGCGCGAGCATTTTCGCATACCCGGCATGGGCCAGACGACGGCCCGCCATTTCCGCGACAAACTCGCCATGCGCCTGAAAGCCGCAGAGGAGGGAGTGCGCGTCCCCGCGTTTTCGGCGCTCTTCAACGACAATGAAATCAACGATTTCGCCAAAAACGTGCCCGCCCCTTGGATAGTGAAGCCGCGCGGCCAAGCCTCTGCCACAGGCATGAAGAAGGTGTACAGCACCGATGAGTTGTGGGAGCATCTGCGCAAGCTCGGCAACGAGCGCCACCAATTCCTCGTGGAGCAATTCAAGCCCGGCGATGTGTATCATGTGGACGCGCTGAGCGAGGGGGGCAAAGTCATTTTTGCGCGTGTGTCGCAGTATTTGGCCACACCCTTCGAGGTGGCGCACGGTGGCGGCATATTCCGCAGCGCCATCGTGCCCTTTGGCTCCGCCGACGAAAAAGCGCTTCAGAAGGCTACTTCCGAAGTGATGACGGCCTTTGGGATGCAGTATAGCGCGAGCCACACCGAGTTCATCAAATGCCACGACGACGGGCAGTTTTACTTCCTCGAAACCTCCTCGCGGGTAGGCGGGGCGCACATCGCCGAGATGGTTGAATACTCTTCCAATGTGAATATGTGGCGCGAATGGGCCAAACTCGAAGTGGCTGTGGCAGGGGGCAAAAAGTACGAACTGCCCAAATTGAGGAAGGACTACACGGGCATCATCGTGTCGCTCACGCGGCAGGAATGGCCCGACGACAGCCAATTCAACGACCCGGAGGTGGCGTGGCGCATGCGCGACATGGACCACCACATCGGCCTCATCGTGCGGTCGCCCAAACACGAGCGCGTCATCGAACTGCTCGATGAATACGCTCAACGCATCAAACGGGATTACCACGCGAGCGCGCCAGCGCCTGATAAGCCGACAAGTTGAAGGGGAGTTGGAGGGCTTGCCCGGCCAAGCAAAGCGGCTGGGCAACCCCTTCAACTCGCAAACCCCGCCAAAAACACTGCCACCATGCCCGCAGCATAGCCTCTGTACAGATCAGCAGGGGTGTGTGCCCCCAATGCGAGACGGGCCATGCCGACCCATCCGGCCAGCACCACCAAGAGGGCTATCACCGCGTTGAGGCTCAGCTGGAGCGTGCCGCTGCCGAGCGACAGGCTGACAAAAGCAGCCCCCCAAGCCTTGTTGGTTAGCAGCATCATGGCGACCAAGCCGCCCATGCCGACCGCGTGTGCGCTGATTTTCGTGAAAATATTGATGAAAAAAGCGAGGAAAAGCCCAATGGTGGCACCCAACACGAAGGCATTGAACAACGGAGGCGCTTGGTCGGCTGACGAGAGGTTTTTGTAGAGCCACAAATAGAACACGCTGGAGAGGATGTATGGCCCGGTGCGCTCCATCTTGTCGCGCATCTGAAAACTCTTGACAAAACCAAGCGGCTTCATCAGCGCCACGCCGAACGCTGGCAGCAAAAAACTGGTGCTGAACACCGAAAGAAACAAAATGACGGCTCGTTTGTCGCTCAGGCTGCGGACGCTGAAAGCGTAAGGATTGATGAGGATGAGCAGCAACAGGGCGTAGGTCAGCACCAGCAGTGGGTGAAAGAGCACCGTGAGCGCATGGGCAAGGGTTTTGTTCATCGCACTTTGTAGGCTTTGTTGATGCGGTCGAGATGGCGTTTGTCTTCGCGTTCCTTGATGGTCTCGCGCTTGTCGAATGATTTTTTGCCACGCGCCAGCGCAATGGTCACTTTGGCAAACCCTCGGTCATTGATGAAAATCTTGTAGGGAATGATGGTGGAGCCTTTTTCCTTCACCCCTCGTTCGAGCTTGCGCAGCTCGGGCCGACGGAGCAAAAGTTTTCGATTGCGGCGCGGGAGGTGGTTGCTATCGGTGCCGTACTCATATTCGGCGATGTAGAGGTTGCGCACCCACAGTTCTCCATTGTCAAACACACAGTAGGCATCCGTCAGGTTGGCATTGCCATTTCGGATGCTTTTTATCTCCGACCCAGTCAGCGAAATGCCCGCATCGTACTGCTGCACGAAGTAGTACTCGAACGCGGCCTTGCGGTTCGTGATTTCGACTTTTTGTTTTCTTTTCTCTTTTGCCATGGTTGAAAAAGCCGCCAAAGGTACAGCAGTATCGCGTTTTTTTCGCCGCTCTGTTTTTGGGAGGAGGACGAGCGTTTCCCTCGATTTGCTCGCCCAGACCGCGACCGCATAGTTTCATCACTCTAAAACACCGCAAAATGAAAACTTAACGTGGCGGCATCGGCGCAAAACCCTAACTTGCGACAAATTTTTATTTTTTCACACAAACTACCCACCGATGATGAAAAAGATTATCTTCCAACCTTCCAACCTTCCAACCTTCCAGCCTTCCAAGCCTGTCCTCAAGGATTAGCGGCCTCTTAATCTCATGCCTCATGCTTGGTTGCGCCACGTCAATACCCCTGTTTGCGCATTCCCAAACGGTGTGCGACTGTGTGGCCGTTGCTTGCGAGGGCTGGCCATTGCACGACATACGCTGTGACGATTATCCTGACACTTATGGGCCACACTATGTCAAGGCATACCTGTGGTTTGTGGTGCCTCCCAACGCGCCGAACGCCTTTGAGGACCCGTTGGACGAACGCACCGCGACCATTTGGGCGAACCTTTTCAACGCTTTCGCCCCGCACAACATACACATCGTGCCGGGCTTTGGGGATTGCTCCCCCTCCGCCACCTACGAAGCCATCAACGAGGATTTGGCCCCCAACAATGCCAATGTGTTTTATCTGCGAAGCATCGGCCACAAGAACGACGACGGGATTGATATGTATGTTTTCAGGGACGACATAGCGGTCGGGGGAGGATGGGCGTTTTGCGTGCCGAGCAGCTTTTTCTATTTGTTCGGAAAAGAGCCCAACACCAGCGACAACGTGAGCGCGACACAAATCGTGTCGCACGAGATGGGGCATTGCTTGGGATTGCTGCACACTTTTGAGGAAGGCCCCGGCACTTCTTGCAGGGACCTCGACGGCTCGGATTGCAAGTTCAGGGGAGACTTGGTGTGCGACACCCCGCCTGACGACAGATCATACCCCTCCAACCCGGACTGCGACCCGCAGCTCCTTTCTTCGGAACTGGATTTCAACATCATGTCCGGCTTTTCGCCATGGAGGTGCGTGTCCCGGTTCACCAACGGACAGGGCGCTCGCATGCGCCGATACCTGAGCGAGCCGGTCGGCGTCGTTGACGACGCGAAAATCCAGGACATCGTCGTCACTGGCCAAGTGACATGGGACACCCCCATGAGCCCCGGCGCCAACGTCATCGTCGAGCCTGAAGCGGTGCTGACCATCAACGCCCCGGTGACCATGCAAGAGAACGCCCGCATATACGTGCGTCGCGGCGACGGGCAGGGGACGGTGTCCGGCGGGCAGCTGAGGGTGTTCTCGACGATAACGGCGGTCTGCGACAAGTTGTGGGGGGGCGTGGTGGTGGAAGGCTATGCCAACCGCCCCCAGAGCACCGTCTATCAGGGCAGGGCGTACGTGGGCGTGGGCGGGGTGCTTGAGCACGCCCGTCTGGCGATTTATGTCAACGGGTTGAACCCCGTGACGGGCTTTCCCGTGCTTAGTGGCGGCGGGGGCATGGTGGGGGCGCAGGGAGCGGTGTTTCGCAACAACGAGGTGGACGTGGAGTTCGGGCCTTATTTTGCGTCCTTGAACAGGGCTTACTTCACGGCCAGCATTTTCGATGTTCCTTGTCGGTTTGTCACCGACGACGGCTATCGGGGCGGGCGGGCGCCCACGCATCTTTTTTTGAAGGGTGTTTTCGGTGTCAGGGTGGCCGATTGCATCTTCACCGACGACAGGACCGATTCTTACTCGCTCCCCAAGACGCGCGGCGTCGGCATCTATTCCGAAGATGCGGGCTTTCTCACGTACCAGCCCCGGCCCAACCGCTTCTTCGGCTTGTTTCACGGCATTCATGTGTTGCAAACCAGCCCAACGGCGGGGATAGCCATTCGGGGAGGGATATTTGAGGCGTGCTTCGACGGGGTGCACGCCACGGACAATGCCATCCTGGCCATTGACGACAACACGTTCACGCTGCGGCGCCCCGATTTTTTCACTGGCCCCGCGTCGCAACTGTTCAGGGCGATTTACGTGGAGGGAGGAACGGCCACCATAAGCCTGGACGGCAACGTGTTCGTTGGTGCCGACACGGTCTTGCTCTTCGGGACGGAAGTGCTGTCCATCGGGGGAGGCAACAAGGTTTTTTCAGGCAACACCTACCACGAACTGTACGTCGGCAACAGGGCGTACGGGCTAAACGGCGTCGCCTCTGCCGGTGGCCTGATTTTTAGCGGGCTGATGTACGAGTGCAGCTCCTTCACAAGGAGCTCGGAACACGACAACTTGGTGGCCCTTGGCGCCACCATCCGGCTGGAACAGGGGCGGAAGATCGATGGTGAACCCATTTCCGCCGGCAACCGCTATCTCGACTTGGTGGGGCAACAGTTTACAAACAATGGCGCACCTATTTTCTACCACCATATAGAGAACACAACGCAAGCACTAATAGACGGCTATTTCACACCAACTACCATAACACGTGTCCAAAGTTTGCCAAACGCCGCTTGCGACGTTGCAGAATGCCCCCCTCCTTGCGACACCGAAACCGAACTCTCCGAAACCAAAACCCAGTTTTTCCAACAAAAACAAACTTGGACGACCAAAACCGCCGCCTACCCCTCCATCACCGACCCAAACCAGCGCCAAACCGAAGCCGATGTCATCAACCGCCTGCGGCTTTCGCTCGACCAGACCGGCGCTCGCATTCTGCTCCACCACGCGCTCGACACCACAGATTTGCGAACGGACTCGGTGCTTGTGTGGCTGGGACACTTGGAAACATACGACGCGGACTTGCAGTTGGCACGCCACCACTTCTTTTCCGGCGACTACTCCACGGCTGACAGCCTGTTGCAGCTTATCCCCTCTCAATATGGGCTGAGCGGCGATTGGCTTGCCGAGTTCAACGACGTCAGGGATGTGCTGGATGCCCTTCGCCCGCGTCTGGAGGCGGGCGTATCGCTCTCGGCCCTGCCGGAGACCCTGGTTGACTCGATACTGTACTGGGGTGCCGATTGCTCGGCAGCGGGCGCTTTGGCCCGCAACATACTCTGCCGCAACGGCTTGCGCAAGGAAGCGGACTGCGAGGAAATCGGGCAAAAGGCGAGCGGAACGACCCAAAGCAATGCGATTCAGGCCAGCGGCCAAACGTTGAAAATATACCCTAATCCGGCCAGCGCTGAGGTTTCAATTGAGCTGCCTTTAAACGTGTCATGCACCAATATTGCAATCGTCAGTTTGGCAGACGGGCGAATATGTCTGGATTTTGCGGCAGCAACTGGCAGTAATACCGTTAAAATAAACATCGCAGGTTTTTCAGGCGGCGTATATGCCGTACTTGCGAGAATGGTTGACGGCTCAACACTTCGGGCCAAACTTCTGATTTCGAATTAAAGACTGTTCAAGCCTTTGGGGGTTGGTGACCTAATGTCACCAACCCTTTATCACTTCACTCAACTTGAACGAACATGCTCAAATGCTTTTCAATTCACCTACTTTTTTGTTTGCTCCATGGCATTTTAAGCGCCCAGCCGGGGTTCAATCAGATTTATGACAACTCCAGCCTTGGGAACAAGCATTTCCATAGGATTTTCGTGGATCAAGACACCATCATAGCCATAGGGTTGGGACACGAGTCTGGCGTTCCCCAAGGTGTTGTGTTGGCTAAAATAGACACTTTTGGCAATTTGGTTGCGCAGAGTTTCATAGTTGACTCGCTTAACGATTTTCTCACGATGTATTTTCTGTTTGGCAACATCATCAAAACCTCGGAAGGGTACTATGCCTTTCCGGTTGTCGCCTTGGGCCGAGGCGGCCATTTGTTGATACAAATTGACGGTGACCTGCAGGTGAGGTCAATTTTTGAGTATTCAAATGGCGGCAACCTATCCATGTTCGAGCATCAAATCATGGAGGCTGACGATGGGGGTTTTTATATTGTCGGGAATGTCACGAGGCCAAACTACAAGCGAGATGGCTTTATTCGCAGGGTAAGCAAGGAGGGCACGGAGCTGTGGTTCAAGTATTACGGCGACTACAACAAAGACGAGTCGTTTCGTTGCATGGCGAGAATGCCGGACAACCGCTTTTTAGTCGGTGGCGGGGCAGGCCCCAATGTCAACAACAGCGAGACGTCCCGCGCGGGGCTGTGGGTACTCGACAGCAACGGGACGGTGCTGAAAACCTCGCTGGGGCCGGAGGAGCCTGACTTGACGACCATATTGGGCATTCTACCCGCCTCCGACGGCGGGTTCATTGCCCACGGCCTCACCTATTGGGGGCAAGGGCCTTGGGGCAGCAAGGTGCAGGTGAGCCTGCTCAAGTTCGATGCCGACCTGAACCTCCAATGGCTCAAGCACATCGGCCCGAGCAGCAGCGACTACAACGGCATCTACGACATGACGCGGCCCCCCGACGGGCACTACCTCGTGGCGGGGCAGCGCACGGCCTACGGCGACCTTGCCCAGCCCAGCGGCGGGGACTGGGGGGGCTGGCTCTACAAGTTCACGGAGCAGGGCGACAGCCTGTGGTCGAGGGCCGACAACGCGCCGGCGCCCCACGTCCCCGCCGGTCAGTTTGCCTACGGCGGGGTGGGCATCCTGAGCAGCGGCAGCGTGGTGGCGGGCGGCGTGGGGACTTTGAGCACCCAGTTCGTGGGCTGGGTGGTGAAGGTGACCGCGGATGGTTGCATGGACACTGTTTTTTGCGGCGCGGTGGGGGCTGGGGAGCCGCTTTCGCCTCTGCTCGACGCCTCCCTGCTTTCCATTGCGCCCAACCCCGCCGGCGCCACCGTGTCGCTGGCGCTCGAGGGGGAGGTGGCGGGCGGCAGGCTCGTCCGATTTTCCATCCACAATCTGCTGGGGCAGGAGCTGTGGTCGGCGCGGTCCGCGTCGGGTCGGGAGGAGGTGTGGTTGTCGGGCTGGCCTGCGGGGGCCTACATCGCGCGGGCGGAGTCGGCGCGGGGGGTGGCGGCGCGGGTGTTTGTGAAGGAGTGAGGCTCCCTCCTCACAACGCCCCTCTCAATGTCGCCACATATTTTTCCACAAATTCCGCTACCCGTTTTCGTCGGTATTGCATCACCCAGCGTGGGTGAGGAAGCGGCACGATTTCCTTGAAAAAGCCGTGCGAAGCGTTCAGTTTTTGAAAATAAGAGAAATTCTGCCCCTCGCCAAGGCAAATCGCCGCCTCACGCCGAGCGCCAAAATCGAGTTGGGTGCGGATATTCCAAACGATGAACGCCTCAGCGGTTTTTTGAAGAAAGCGGTCGTCGTAGTAGTTGATGTTTTTGCCGTCTTTCACAAAACCCAGCGGCGAAAGGGAGGTGATGTAAAAATCGCGGCAAAAAGCCGACGCGCCACCATAAGCATGGATAAGTTGCCAGACGAACGTGGCGGACAACTCCGGCTTTTTGGGAAAACTGGTAGCAATGCCGCACTCCGTCTCAAGCCGCAGCGGGTCGGTGAACGGCACCCCTGTCAGCCCTGCCCCAAAACGCCCCGGATTGATGCCAAAGATAAAGGCGCGGGTTTGGAGGTCGTCGTAAAAACGCTGGTAAAAAGCCATCAGCGCCCGCATCGTCTCGGCATTGTCGTAGGGGAAAAGCCACTCAAAACCCGGCGGCAGCGCGATGTCCGGCGGGCGCAGCGCCTGCGTGAAAGCGATAACCTGTGCTGCAAAAGTCATGGCGCGAAGATGCTGCAATTTCGGGGCATGGACGCGGCAATATCTCATTCTCAATCATTCGAATGATGCGACCTTTGCCCCATGTTGCGACTATCCAAACCCAATCGCTCACTATTGGGCGACATCGCCCTCGACGGCTCCAAGAGCATCAGCAACCGGGCGCTCATCGCGCTGGCACTGGCGGGCACCGTGCCAACGGATTGGCTCACCAACCTCTCCACCTCTAAGGACACACTCACGCTCTTGCGCCTGCTATCGCAGCCCGGCGACACTTTCGACGCGGGCGACGCAGGCACCACGTTCCGATTCCTCACCGCATATTTAGCCTTGCAGCCCGGTACGCAAGTGCTCACCGGTTCTGCCCGAATGCGCGAGCGTCCCGTCGGCAGCCTCGTGGCGGCGCTCCGCGACTTGGGTGCCGATATCGAGTATTTGGAAAAAGAAGGATACCCGCCGCTCCGCATCGGCGCGATGAAATTGGCTAAGCACACATCGCGGCCTCTTGTGCGCATTCACGCGGGCACGAGCAGCCAATTCCTGTCTGCCCTTTTGCTCATCGCGCCATACCTGCCGCATGGGCTGCAATTGGTGCCGGAAGGCAACTTGGTCTCGCGGCCCTATCTCGAAATGACCATGCGGCTCATGCGGCATTTCGGAGCGAGGGTGAGCGAGCAAGGCGAGTCCATCACTGTGGAGCCGGGCGCTTACCAGCCGCGTCCGCTCACCGTGGAGGCCGACTGGTCGGCAGCTTCGTATTGGTACGAAATGGCGGCGTTTGCCGACGAGGTGGAGTTGCGGCTGAAAGGGCTATTTGCCGAAAGCTGGCAAGGCGATTCGGTATTGGTGCAGATGATGCCCTCATTCGGCGTGCAGACCGTTTTTGAAGCGGAAGGCATTGTGTTGAAAAAGAGCGGGGTGCCGCCTGCGCCCTCGTTTGAGTGGGATTTTGTGGAGTGTCCGGACATCGCGCAGACACTGGCGGTCACTTGCGCGGGGTTGGGTGTGCAAGGGATTTTTTCAGGTTTGGAAACACTGTTTATCAAGGAAACCGACCGGGTGGCGGCGTTGCGGGGCGAGTTGACCAAAGTCGGCGTGTCGTTTGAGCCACTGCCCGACGGGAAGCGTTTTTCCCTAAAAGGCAAAGCGACGTGGGCGACGGTGCCGCGTTTTGCCACTTACCACGACCACCGCATGGCCATGTCGTTCGCGCCGCTGGCTTTTTGGGGCGCTGTCGAAATCGAAAACCCGTCGGTGGTGAATAAGTCCTACCCGGCTTTTTGGGAGCATCTGGCGGCGGTGGGTTTTCGCCTGCTGATGTAAAGTCAATGTAACTTTGGCGGGAAAAATGACACCCGCCTCCCTCCAATATCTCTGCATCGGCCATTGTTGTCACGACCGACTGGGCACCCAAAACATCCTCGGCGGCACGGCCTCCTATTCGGCTTTGGTTGCCCGTCGCTTGGGGTTTCGGGCGGGCATTTTCACCAGCGTGGGCGACGACTTCGGGTTCTTCGATGTTTTTGAAAAAAATGCCGTGCGATGGTGGAACAAGCCCGCGCCTCAAACAACGGTCTTTGAGAACATCTACCAACAGGGCCACCGCACCCAATATCTCCACCAAAGGGCGCTCGACCTCTTTGCCGACGATGTGCCTCCCGAATGCTTGGCGACTCCCATCGTGCTGTTTTGCCCCATAGCGGGCGAGGTGGATTTTTCCGTTTTACGGACGTTCCCTGCCGCACTCAAAGGCGCCACCATTCAGGGCTGGCTGCGGCAATGGGATGCGCGAGGCAAAGTCAGCCCCAAGGCGATGGATTGGTCGCAGCTCGCCGCCGCCGATGTGGTCATCATGAGCGATGCCGACATTCAGGGTTTTGAATCGGCCATTCCGGTCATTGCAGCAGCCGCGGAAGTGTTGGTGATGACGCAGGGGGCCAACGGGGCGCAAGTTTTTTTCAACCAACAAATCCTGCATTTCCCAGCCTATCCGGTGATGGAGGTGGATGCTACGGGGGCTGGCGATGTGTTTGCCACCGCATTTTTGCTAAAATACGCGGCAACGCGGGATGTCGCGTTGGCCGCAGGGTTTGCCCATTGTGCGGCCTCCTACATCGTGGAAGGGTTGGGTGTCGAAAATATGGCTTCCGTGGAACAGATAGAGGCGCGGTGGGCGCATTACCAAAACACGGTGTAGAGCGCCGTCAGTATTCCGCAAATAATCACCCCGCCCACCACGAACGCAGGCTCTACACGAAACAACTTTGGGTCAATCTCCACCATGCGGCTTTCCTTTTTCTCCAGCAGCGAAATGCCTACCATGAACGCCACAATGATGACGAACACCCAGCCCAAGCGGTCGAGAAAGGGGATTTCGGGGGCGAGGAACTTATAAGCCGTCGAGAGCGGTATGGTCAGCAAAGCCGCCGTCAGCGCCGCCGCCGAGGTGGTGCGCCGCCAAAACATTCCCAGCAAAAAAATAGCGAAAGCGCCCGGCGTGATGAAACTCATGTATTCTTGAATGAACTGGTAGGTTTGTTCCAACGAGCGCAGCTGGGGTGCGACGGCAATCGCCAGCAACATAGAGCCGACCACGGCGATTTTCCCCACTCGTACCAGTTTCGCCTCGGAAGCTGTTCGGTCAAAATACCGCTTGTAAATGTCGAGGCTGAAAATGGTCGCCACGCTATTGGCCTTTCCCGCCAACGACGCGACTATGGCGGCAATCAGCGCCGCGAACGCCAGCCCTTTCATGCCCATAGGCAACAGATTGAGCAAGGTAGGGTAAGCGAAGTCGGGCTTCACCGTGCCAGTGGCATCCACCATTTCTGTTTGGAACATCCCCTCCGAATAGAGCACGAAGGCCGCAATGCCGGGCAACACCACGATGACCGGTATCAACAGTTTCAAAAAAGCGGCGAATAGAATTCCCTTTCTCGCCGTGCTCAAATCCGCGCCGAGGGCCCGTTGGATGATGTACTGATTGCAGCCCCAATAGTTGAGATTGTTTATCCACATGGCCCCGATGAGCACGGTCAGCCCCGGCAAGTCTTTGTAGTAGGTGTGTCCTTTTTGCAAAATCATGTGAAAATGGGAAGGCGCTTTTTTGCGCAGCAAGGCCAAGCCAGAAAACACGCCGTCACCGCCAAAATGGTCGGCCACCATGTTCAGAGCAAGCCAAACGGTGGCCAATCCGCCCAATATCAGCACCGCCACCTGCACCACGTCCGTGTATCCGATGACCCGCATCCCGCCGAGCGTGATAACAATGGCAAAAACAGCAAGCCCAA
This portion of the Saprospiraceae bacterium genome encodes:
- the porV gene encoding type IX secretion system outer membrane channel protein PorV: MKKLLALSLIIAGFTASVQAQAIEPKCKNGYNPITGERCANAVTSAVPFLRIVPDARGGAMGDVGIATSADPNAMHYNASKLAFADKKVAIAASYTPWMRNLGLQDVYLAYLSGYVKLDQLQSLGFGLRYFSLGDIEFTDENGISLGQGRPNEFDLTAGYARKLSDRFSGAIAAKFIYSNLATGQRVEGVEIRPGISGAADLSLTYKQPIKLAKNDSELTLGLAVSNLGAKITYTNSINRDYIPTNMGLGAAWKFNLDAYNTLTFTTDFNKLLVPTPRPEIDDDGDGRPDYKQYSAVRGVFKSFGDAPGGFSEELKEINIGTGIEYWYDNQFAVRMGYFYEHYSKGNRKYFSVGLGVKYNIFGLDFSYLVPTTNQRNPLDNTLRFSLLFDFEAFESDK
- a CDS encoding ATPase: MDRPVTLLCVSSYFKGNDFLRGAKEAGAKVYFLTSKKLEDKPWAREAIDEIFYIQQGPENQWHIPDVIEGLAWLMRSHKIDRIVALDDFDVEKGAELREHFRIPGMGQTTARHFRDKLAMRLKAAEEGVRVPAFSALFNDNEINDFAKNVPAPWIVKPRGQASATGMKKVYSTDELWEHLRKLGNERHQFLVEQFKPGDVYHVDALSEGGKVIFARVSQYLATPFEVAHGGGIFRSAIVPFGSADEKALQKATSEVMTAFGMQYSASHTEFIKCHDDGQFYFLETSSRVGGAHIAEMVEYSSNVNMWREWAKLEVAVAGGKKYELPKLRKDYTGIIVSLTRQEWPDDSQFNDPEVAWRMRDMDHHIGLIVRSPKHERVIELLDEYAQRIKRDYHASAPAPDKPTS
- the smpB gene encoding SsrA-binding protein SmpB, whose product is MAKEKRKQKVEITNRKAAFEYYFVQQYDAGISLTGSEIKSIRNGNANLTDAYCVFDNGELWVRNLYIAEYEYGTDSNHLPRRNRKLLLRRPELRKLERGVKEKGSTIIPYKIFINDRGFAKVTIALARGKKSFDKRETIKEREDKRHLDRINKAYKVR
- a CDS encoding zinc-dependent metalloprotease, with the translated sequence MAVACEGWPLHDIRCDDYPDTYGPHYVKAYLWFVVPPNAPNAFEDPLDERTATIWANLFNAFAPHNIHIVPGFGDCSPSATYEAINEDLAPNNANVFYLRSIGHKNDDGIDMYVFRDDIAVGGGWAFCVPSSFFYLFGKEPNTSDNVSATQIVSHEMGHCLGLLHTFEEGPGTSCRDLDGSDCKFRGDLVCDTPPDDRSYPSNPDCDPQLLSSELDFNIMSGFSPWRCVSRFTNGQGARMRRYLSEPVGVVDDAKIQDIVVTGQVTWDTPMSPGANVIVEPEAVLTINAPVTMQENARIYVRRGDGQGTVSGGQLRVFSTITAVCDKLWGGVVVEGYANRPQSTVYQGRAYVGVGGVLEHARLAIYVNGLNPVTGFPVLSGGGGMVGAQGAVFRNNEVDVEFGPYFASLNRAYFTASIFDVPCRFVTDDGYRGGRAPTHLFLKGVFGVRVADCIFTDDRTDSYSLPKTRGVGIYSEDAGFLTYQPRPNRFFGLFHGIHVLQTSPTAGIAIRGGIFEACFDGVHATDNAILAIDDNTFTLRRPDFFTGPASQLFRAIYVEGGTATISLDGNVFVGADTVLLFGTEVLSIGGGNKVFSGNTYHELYVGNRAYGLNGVASAGGLIFSGLMYECSSFTRSSEHDNLVALGATIRLEQGRKIDGEPISAGNRYLDLVGQQFTNNGAPIFYHHIENTTQALIDGYFTPTTITRVQSLPNAACDVAECPPPCDTETELSETKTQFFQQKQTWTTKTAAYPSITDPNQRQTEADVINRLRLSLDQTGARILLHHALDTTDLRTDSVLVWLGHLETYDADLQLARHHFFSGDYSTADSLLQLIPSQYGLSGDWLAEFNDVRDVLDALRPRLEAGVSLSALPETLVDSILYWGADCSAAGALARNILCRNGLRKEADCEEIGQKASGTTQSNAIQASGQTLKIYPNPASAEVSIELPLNVSCTNIAIVSLADGRICLDFAAATGSNTVKINIAGFSGGVYAVLARMVDGSTLRAKLLISN
- a CDS encoding T9SS type A sorting domain-containing protein; protein product: MDQDTIIAIGLGHESGVPQGVVLAKIDTFGNLVAQSFIVDSLNDFLTMYFLFGNIIKTSEGYYAFPVVALGRGGHLLIQIDGDLQVRSIFEYSNGGNLSMFEHQIMEADDGGFYIVGNVTRPNYKRDGFIRRVSKEGTELWFKYYGDYNKDESFRCMARMPDNRFLVGGGAGPNVNNSETSRAGLWVLDSNGTVLKTSLGPEEPDLTTILGILPASDGGFIAHGLTYWGQGPWGSKVQVSLLKFDADLNLQWLKHIGPSSSDYNGIYDMTRPPDGHYLVAGQRTAYGDLAQPSGGDWGGWLYKFTEQGDSLWSRADNAPAPHVPAGQFAYGGVGILSSGSVVAGGVGTLSTQFVGWVVKVTADGCMDTVFCGAVGAGEPLSPLLDASLLSIAPNPAGATVSLALEGEVAGGRLVRFSIHNLLGQELWSARSASGREEVWLSGWPAGAYIARAESARGVAARVFVKE
- a CDS encoding DUF4918 family protein; the encoded protein is MTFAAQVIAFTQALRPPDIALPPGFEWLFPYDNAETMRALMAFYQRFYDDLQTRAFIFGINPGRFGAGLTGVPFTDPLRLETECGIATSFPKKPELSATFVWQLIHAYGGASAFCRDFYITSLSPLGFVKDGKNINYYDDRFLQKTAEAFIVWNIRTQLDFGARREAAICLGEGQNFSYFQKLNASHGFFKEIVPLPHPRWVMQYRRKRVAEFVEKYVATLRGAL